Proteins from one Deltaproteobacteria bacterium genomic window:
- the glgP gene encoding alpha-glucan family phosphorylase, whose protein sequence is MTGSTTEIVQRMHELARNFWWAWEPEISDLFRDLDPELWSEVNHNPILLLKRLAPEVIADRAQRRTIESRVVYALRRLEEYLSGEGSYGHEHAASILGRPVAYFSAEFGIHESLPVYAGGLGVLAGDHLKASSDLGIPIVGVGLFYAEGYFRQHLDETGYQQEAYGEIDVESLPIHRAQTPDGENLRVTVDTAQGPLHAEIWKAPVGRNTLLLLDSNVEGNTPENRSLTARLYSGDQSLRLRQEILLGIGGHRALVALGIHPSVIHMNEGHSALATLEAMRVRVKEDGCSFAEALREVSQMSVFTTHTPVPAGHDRFSPELVEQHLGKFREGCGCSLQDFLALGRVNPADPSESFCMTVVGLKTTRQANGVSSLHGHVSRQMWQELWPDRPEQEIPIGHVTNGVHVSTWIAPQLLRIYQRHLPQDFEHRLWQREAWAPVAQIDDGELWEGHQIMRNRLVDFARNRTGRPGILDPSALTLGFARRFATYKRAVLMLSDIERLERLLCDPERPVQIVFAGKAHPHDEPGKAFIRRIHELSHDPRFDGKIVFLENYDLRVGRALVRGVDAWVNNPRRPLEACGTSGQKVVLNGGLNISVLDGWWAEAYDGTNGFAIGGTRVHRDVDVQDERDAESLYRVLEEEVVPLFYDRGSDGVPHAWVSRMKRGLTTCAWRFSASRMVRDYLHQAYLPAAGADWVG, encoded by the coding sequence ATGACCGGCAGCACGACCGAGATCGTCCAGCGGATGCACGAGCTGGCCCGCAACTTCTGGTGGGCCTGGGAGCCGGAGATCTCCGATCTCTTCCGGGACCTCGACCCCGAGCTCTGGTCGGAGGTGAACCACAACCCGATCCTGCTGCTCAAGCGCCTCGCCCCCGAGGTCATCGCCGACCGGGCCCAGCGGCGCACCATCGAGAGCCGCGTGGTCTACGCCCTGCGGCGCCTCGAGGAGTACCTCTCCGGTGAGGGCTCCTACGGGCACGAGCACGCCGCCTCCATCCTCGGCCGCCCGGTGGCCTACTTCTCGGCCGAGTTCGGCATCCACGAGTCCCTGCCGGTCTACGCCGGCGGCCTCGGCGTGCTGGCGGGCGACCACCTCAAGGCCTCCTCCGACCTGGGGATCCCCATCGTCGGCGTCGGCCTCTTCTACGCGGAAGGCTACTTCCGTCAGCACCTCGACGAGACCGGCTACCAGCAGGAGGCCTACGGCGAGATCGACGTGGAGAGCCTGCCGATCCACCGGGCCCAGACCCCCGACGGCGAGAACCTGCGGGTGACCGTCGACACCGCCCAGGGGCCACTCCACGCCGAGATCTGGAAGGCCCCGGTCGGGCGCAACACGCTCCTGCTCCTAGACTCGAACGTCGAGGGCAACACGCCCGAGAACCGCTCGCTGACCGCCCGCCTCTACTCGGGCGATCAGTCCCTGCGCCTGCGCCAGGAGATCCTCCTGGGCATCGGGGGGCACCGCGCCCTGGTGGCCCTGGGCATCCACCCCAGCGTCATCCACATGAACGAGGGCCACAGCGCCCTGGCGACCCTCGAGGCCATGCGGGTGCGGGTGAAGGAGGACGGCTGCTCCTTCGCCGAGGCCCTGCGCGAGGTCTCGCAGATGTCGGTCTTCACCACCCACACCCCGGTGCCCGCCGGCCACGATCGCTTCAGCCCCGAGCTGGTCGAGCAGCACCTGGGCAAGTTCCGGGAGGGGTGCGGCTGCAGCCTGCAGGACTTCCTCGCCCTCGGCCGGGTGAACCCCGCCGACCCCAGCGAGTCCTTCTGCATGACCGTGGTGGGCCTGAAGACCACCCGGCAGGCCAACGGCGTCTCGTCGCTCCACGGCCACGTCTCCCGCCAGATGTGGCAGGAGCTCTGGCCCGACCGCCCGGAGCAGGAGATCCCCATCGGCCACGTCACCAACGGCGTGCACGTCTCGACCTGGATCGCCCCTCAGCTCCTGCGGATCTACCAGCGCCACCTGCCCCAGGACTTCGAGCATCGCCTCTGGCAGCGCGAGGCCTGGGCCCCGGTCGCGCAGATCGACGACGGGGAGCTCTGGGAAGGCCACCAGATCATGCGCAACCGGCTGGTCGACTTCGCCCGCAACCGGACCGGCCGGCCGGGCATCCTCGACCCCTCCGCCCTGACCCTCGGCTTCGCCCGGCGCTTCGCCACCTACAAGCGCGCGGTGCTCATGCTCTCGGACATCGAGCGCCTCGAGCGCCTGCTCTGCGACCCCGAGCGCCCGGTGCAGATCGTCTTCGCCGGCAAGGCCCACCCCCACGACGAGCCGGGCAAGGCCTTCATCCGCCGCATCCACGAGCTCTCCCACGACCCCCGCTTCGACGGGAAGATCGTCTTCCTCGAGAACTACGATCTGCGGGTCGGCCGCGCGCTGGTGCGGGGCGTCGACGCCTGGGTGAACAACCCCCGCCGCCCCCTGGAGGCCTGCGGCACCAGCGGCCAGAAGGTGGTCCTCAACGGCGGCCTCAACATCTCGGTGCTCGACGGCTGGTGGGCCGAGGCCTACGACGGCACCAACGGCTTCGCCATCGGCGGGACGCGGGTGCACCGCGACGTCGACGTCCAGGACGAGCGGGACGCCGAGAGCCTCTACCGGGTCCTCGAGGAGGAGGTCGTCCCCCTCTTCTACGATCGCGGCTCCGACGGCGTGCCCCACGCCTGGGTCTCCCGGATGAAGCGCGGCCTGACCACCTGCGCCTGGCGCTTCTCCGCCAGCCGGATGGTCCGGGACTACCTGCACCAGGCCTACCTCCCGGCGGCCGGCGCGGACTGGGTCGGCTAG
- a CDS encoding thioredoxin domain-containing protein: MNPNLPVGGSAFELESGLQSAAPENLTLFGFSLRLGRYDRELEGSTPVGELTGRSLSSVLSVLALRHFFGEGLGAELELPVGTIHYVDGVERPTQRLSGAGDLGLGLRYDLGRLWSAGGYRPSVTLSAGLSLPTGEQAGFGEEGTAFPPNLLSLGMASYTLNTRLELSQYLHRRVALRATAVYRQPLDATEGGVRFGPVGGGSLGVAVVPAAGWVVIGNLDALGRAPSHELPSVAGHDEMPMPGSDDGHGEEIGNSGGFWLAGELFLGRSISDRVTLGVGARVPIYTKVNGRQLTESFSVMSLVSVRFGGDEDDHEGHDHGEHEEHEAHEAPAAKREPPAEAPAPAVELAPAPAAAAPAAGNVRDLATGGESFDARAVGVPGKIVVVDFWAEWCAPCKKVDGILRELAAAHPEELVVLRVEVPDFDAPVALEHLADAEGLPTVWIYGRRGDRMRVMNARGLLDNLRATVLETLEGTAD; this comes from the coding sequence GTGAATCCCAACCTCCCGGTCGGGGGGTCAGCCTTCGAACTCGAGTCGGGTCTGCAGAGCGCGGCGCCCGAGAACCTCACCCTCTTCGGCTTCAGCCTGCGGCTGGGGCGCTACGACCGGGAGCTGGAGGGCTCGACCCCCGTGGGCGAGCTCACCGGGCGCTCGCTCTCCTCCGTCCTCTCGGTGCTGGCCCTGCGCCACTTCTTCGGCGAGGGCCTGGGCGCCGAGCTGGAGCTGCCGGTGGGCACCATCCACTACGTCGACGGCGTCGAGCGGCCCACCCAGCGGCTCTCCGGCGCCGGCGATCTGGGGCTGGGCCTGCGCTACGATCTGGGCCGGCTCTGGAGCGCCGGGGGCTACCGGCCCTCCGTGACCCTGAGCGCGGGCCTCTCCCTCCCCACCGGCGAGCAGGCGGGCTTCGGCGAGGAGGGCACGGCCTTCCCCCCGAACCTCCTCTCCCTGGGCATGGCCTCCTACACCCTGAACACCCGCCTCGAGCTCTCGCAGTACCTCCACCGGCGGGTGGCGCTGCGCGCCACGGCGGTCTACCGCCAGCCCCTCGACGCCACCGAGGGCGGCGTGCGCTTCGGCCCCGTCGGCGGCGGCAGCCTCGGCGTGGCGGTGGTCCCCGCCGCGGGGTGGGTGGTGATCGGCAACCTCGATGCGTTGGGGCGGGCTCCCTCCCACGAGCTGCCCTCGGTCGCCGGGCACGATGAGATGCCCATGCCGGGCTCCGACGACGGCCACGGCGAGGAGATCGGCAACTCCGGCGGCTTCTGGCTGGCCGGAGAGCTCTTCCTCGGCCGCTCGATCAGCGATCGGGTCACGCTCGGGGTCGGGGCCCGGGTGCCGATCTACACGAAGGTGAACGGCCGCCAGCTCACCGAGTCCTTCAGCGTGATGAGCCTCGTCTCGGTGCGCTTCGGCGGAGACGAGGACGATCACGAGGGTCACGACCACGGCGAGCACGAGGAGCACGAGGCGCACGAGGCGCCGGCGGCGAAGCGGGAGCCCCCGGCGGAGGCGCCCGCGCCGGCCGTCGAGCTGGCCCCGGCGCCGGCCGCCGCCGCGCCGGCCGCGGGCAACGTCCGCGATCTCGCCACCGGCGGCGAGAGCTTCGACGCCCGCGCCGTCGGGGTGCCCGGCAAGATCGTGGTGGTCGACTTCTGGGCCGAGTGGTGCGCCCCCTGCAAGAAGGTCGACGGGATCCTGCGGGAGCTGGCCGCGGCGCACCCCGAGGAGCTGGTCGTCCTGCGGGTCGAGGTCCCCGACTTCGACGCGCCGGTGGCCCTCGAGCACCTCGCCGACGCCGAGGGCCTGCCGACCGTCTGGATCTACGGGCGGCGGGGCGATCGGATGCGGGTGATGAACGCCCGGGGGCTGCTGGACAACCTCCGGGCCACCGTCCTCGAGACCCTCGAGGGGACGGCCGACTAG